The genomic stretch ATCAGTACTGCAAGAGAAACAACTTTTTGCCAAGTTAAgtaagtgtgaattttggattAACGAAGTGAggtttcttggtcatgtaatatCACAAGAAGGAGTATCGGTGGATCCATCTAAAGTTGAAGCAATTATTAATTGGGAAAGACCGAAGAATTCTTCCGAAGTCAGAAGTTTCTTAGGTTTGGTAGGTTACTATAGAAGGTTTATAAAGGGATTTTCGCAGGTAGCGTTACCAATGACTAGACTTACCCGAAAGGAAATTTCTTTCAAATGGGATTCGAAATGTGAGAAGAGTTTTATGAGTTTGAAGGAGAAGCTAACGACTGCTCCTGTTTTAGTCATCCCTGATCCTAGTAAGTCCTATGAAGTATTTTGTGATGCCTCTAAGAAAGGATTAGGAGGGGTGTTAATGCAGAATGGGCAAGTTGTAGCCTATGCCTCTCGTCAGTTGAAGCCTCATGAAGAGAACTACCCGACTCATGATCTTGAACTGGCTGCTGTTGTCTTTGCATTGaaagtttggagacattacttgtatggggTGCATTTTGAGAagtttagtgatcacaagagtttgaaatacttatTTGACCAGAAGGAGTTAAACATGAGACAGAGGAGATAGATGGAAtatttgaaggactttgattTTGAGATTAAGTATCACCTGGGGAAGGGGAATAAGGTTGCGGATGCCTTAAGTCGGAAAGAGATACATAAAGCTGAGTTGATGATGTTGGAATACACATTGTTGGAAAAGTTCCGAGATCTTAATCCTCAATTTAGTTGGACGCATGATGGTGTGATAATGGGAAATTTGAATGTTACTTCTAACCTAAGGGAAGCAATCCGACAAAGACAAGTGATAGATGAGAAATTGCAAGAGATGTCAACTCAACCAGGTTTCACTCAGTCACCAGATAGAGTTATTCTGTTTAATCAAAGGATTTGTGTTCCGGATGATGTCGAGCTAAAAAGGAAAGTTTTGGAGGAAGCTCACAAAGGGGCGTTTATTATACATCCAGGTTCATCGAAtatgtatcaagacttgaagaaggacTATTGGTGGCCTGGGATGAAAAGGGATATCACAGAGTATGTGTCAAAATGTATTGTATGCTAACAGgtaaagattgaacatcagaagccagGTGGTTTATTACGGCCTTTAGAGATTCCAgtttggaaatgggatagtatttcaaTGGACTTTGTGGTAGGGTTACCTCGGACCCAAGGTGGTTATGATTtaatttgggtgattgtggatcggttGACT from Lathyrus oleraceus cultivar Zhongwan6 chromosome 7, CAAS_Psat_ZW6_1.0, whole genome shotgun sequence encodes the following:
- the LOC127103053 gene encoding uncharacterized mitochondrial protein AtMg00860-like; translation: MVIFIDDILIYYRTPQEHGEHLRIVLSVLQEKQLFAKLSKCEFWINEVRFLGHVISQEGVSVDPSKVEAIINWERPKNSSEVRSFLGLVGYYRRFIKGFSQVALPMTRLTRKEISFKWDSKCEKSFMSLKEKLTTAPVLVIPDPSKSYEVFCDASKKGLGGVLMQNGQVVAYASRQLKPHEENYPTHDLELAAVVFALKVWRHYLYGVHFEKFSDHKSLKYLFDQKELNMRQRR